The region GCGGAGGCCTTCGAGTCCTACGCCGACGCCCGCGGCCCCCGCCGGTCCCCCCGCCGCCGCGACGGTGGCCGCCCGCGGAGCGCCCGCCTGCGGCCGGTCCACGTGCTCGCCCTGGCCAAGACCACCCTGGGCCGCTGACCCGGACTCCCCGCCCCGTTTTCCCGCCCCGCCGTACCGCGCCGTCGCGTGTCCGCCCCGGCGGGTCTGCGCACCGGTCGGCGCCTCGCCGTGCGCGGGGGTTCCGGTCCGGTGGCGGTCACCGAGGTTTCCCCGGTCCGCCGCCCGGAGGTCTTCGAACCTTCCCCGGATCTTCCACGGGCCCCCGGCCCGCGACCCGCCGTCCCCGCGCGTCCCAGGGGCCCCACGGCCCCCGCGTTCCCCGGTCCCGGCCCCTCCCGGCCGCGCGGCCCCGCCCGGCTCCCCAGGAGGCCCCTCAGGCCCCCGGGAGGGCTCTGCGCTGGCGGGCGGCGCGGATGGCCACGGCGCCCACCGCCGCGCCCACGGCCGCCGCGGGGACGGCCACCTTCAGCGCCCGGCGGTGCGTGCGGAAGTCGTGCACCGGCCACCCGTGGGTGCGCGCGTACCGGCGCAGGTCCCCGTCCGGGTTGACGGCGTTCGGGTCGCCCACGAGCGACAGCAGCGGGAGGTCGTTGGAGGAGTCGCTGTAGGCCGAGCAGTCCGCCAGGTCCCAGCCGTGCTTGACGGCCAGCTCCCGCACCGCCACCGCCTTGGCCGGGCCGTGCAGCAGGTCGCCGTTGAGCCGCCCGGTGTACACCCCGTCCACGCTCTCCGCCTCCGTGCCCAGCGCCCCGGTCAGCCCGAGTCTGCGGCGGATGATCTGGGCCAGCTCCACGGGGGTCGCCGTGACCAGCCACACCGGCTGGCCGGCGCTCAGGTGCCGCTGCACCAGGGCCCGGGTGCCCTCCCAGATGCGGTCGGCCATGGTCTCGTCGTAGATCTCCTCGCACAGGCCCACGAGGTCGTCGACGTCGTGTCCGGCGACGAACGCCAGCGCCGCCTCCCGGGCGGCGTTGATGTGGTCCGGCTGCTCGCTCCCGGTGACCCGGAAGACGGTCTGGCCCCACGCGAAACGCAGGAGGTCGCGGGTGGTGAACAGGTCGCGCGCGGCCAGGCCGCGGGCGAAGTGGTAGATCGACGCCCCCCGCATCAGGGTGTTGTCCACATCGAAGAAGGCGGCCCCCGCCGGAGTCGGGGACACGACGTCGTGTGACACGGTTCTCTCCTGGCTCGGGTGGGGAGTCGGCGGCACCGTCCTCGACGGCCTGATCCCCCTGTGGATGCGAGCCTACGACCCCCGGTGAGCAGGACGGAGCCTCTGGGACACGGCGGTAATTCGCGTGATGAAGGTCACAGTAGGGAAAGCGGGTTTGCCCGTCATTCTGCGGGATCTTCCCCGAAAAGGTCCTCACGTACCAGTAGGGAGTGCACACCCACCCGCTCACGTGCATCATCATTGTCGGGATGGTGATCGTAGGACTCGCATTCATGAGCGCGCTGGTGGGTTGGAGTGCCACCGCCGCGCTCGCCGCCTACGCCCAGCGGCGCCCCGGAGTGACCGTCATCGCGTGGCTCATCGCGTCCCTCGGGCTGACCGTGGGGCTGAGCGCCGCCGTGGTCGGCGCGCTGTTCGACTTCAACAACGCGACCTTCCGCCTGCTCCACATCGGCATCAGCCTGCTGGGCCCGCTCTACATGGCCTGGGGCGCCCTGGAGTACGGCGTCCGCTCCGCGCAGGGGCGGTTCGCCTCGCGCCTGGTCCTGAGCGCCTTCACCATCGTCCCCCTCGTGGTCCTGAGCATGGACCGCATCAGCGGCCGGTTCGGCGACACCTTCCCGCCCCTGGGCGACCACTACGACCTCATCCCGCGCTCGCTCACCAACATCACCCAGGTCGTCGTCGCGGCCTTCCTCGTCGCGGCCCTCGTCGCGGTCGCCCGCCGCCCCGCCGACCGCGTCCACCACCTGCGGATCCTCGGCCTGGTCGCGCTGTCGGCGCTCCTGTCGATCCTGGTGGGCCGGCTGGGCCTGGGCTTCGGGGGTCCGCTGCTCATGCTCGGCGCGGTCGCCGCGCTCTGGGGGGCCGCCGCGCTGGCGGCGCGCCCGCGGCGCGACGCCTACGACGAGGACGACGACTACTACGACGACTACGGTGACGACGCCGCCGGGGACCCCGAAGACGAACTCCTGGAGGAGCCCGTGCGCCGCAAGCGCCGCAACGCCGACCCGTACGACGACTACTACGACGGCCCGCCGGTGCGCCAGGCGCCGCCCGCCAAGCTGCGCGGCGTCATCACCATCTACACCCTCGCCGAGGGGCAGGGCGCCGGCTTCGACCGGATCGCCGACGCCGTCGTCGAGGAGGTCGCCTCGCGCGAGCCCGACACCCTGCTGTTCGCCTGCCACACGGTGCCCAGCGCGCCGCTCCAGCGCATCGTCTACGCGATCTACCGCGACGACCTGGCCAAGGAGGAGCACGAGCAGCAGCCGCACGTGGTCGAGTTCGGCCGCCGCGCGGGCGCCCACGTGGTCGCCACGAACGTGATCGAACTCGCTCTCTCCGGCGCGGCCGCCAGCGACGGCCTGGCCGCCCTGCTGATGCCCCGCTGACCTCGGGGATCTCGGAGGAACCCGCCCCGGGCGAGAACCGTTGTACGCTCCGGGGCGTCCTATGGACGGTGAAGTACCCTTCCCTACAGGTTCCCCATGAACGGTGTCCCCCGGACACCGGTGGCGTGTGACGATGACCGGCCGAGTCCACGGGCCGAGAGCCGCGCCGGAGCGAAAGAAAGTGTGCTGGGATTCCAGATGCGTAAGTTTCTTGTCGTCCTCCTCATCCTCCTGGCGGCCCTCGTCGTTGGCGCCGACATCGGGGGACGCTCCCTGGCGCAGAACATGATCGCCGGCCAGGTGCGGCAGCAGTTCGAGATGGAGCAGGAGCCCACGGTCGAGATCGGGGGCTGGGCCTTCCTGCCGCAGGCCTTCGGCGGCACCTACGAGGAGATCGTCATCTCCGCGCCCTCCGCCACGTTCGGCGAGTACCCGGTGGAGCAGATCGAGGTCCACGCCCTGGACGTCGACGCCCCGCTGTCGGACCTCATGTCGGACCCGCAGGTGACGGCCGGCCGGATCGACGGCTCCGCGGTCCTGCCCTACTCGATCCTCAACCCCTTCCTGCCCGAGGGCATCACGGTCTCCACCGAGGGCGGCAAGCCCTACGCCAGCGGCGAGCTGGCCGTGGCCGACCTGGGCATCAGCGTTCCGGTGTCGGCCGCCCTGGAGATCTCCGTCCAGGACGGGGTCGTCTCGGCCACCCCCACCGACATCCAGGTGGAGAACGCGCCCACCGACGTCAGCGGCCTGGTCTCCAGCATGATGACCGTGTCGTTCCCGGTGCCGCAGATGCCCTACGGCATGACCGTCACCGACGCCGAGGCCGTCTCCGGCGGCCTGCGGGTCGACGGCACCGCCGAGAACGTCCCGCTGATGGGGGCCGAGGCCGCCTGATGGACCCCGTAGGCGCGTCCGTCCTCGCCGCCACCCTGGCCGCGGCCACCGCGCTGGGGCTGCTGTGGCGGCGGGGTCAGGGGCGCTTCCGCGGACGGGGGCCGACCACCCCCGCCGCGGCGACGGGCGTCGGGGGAGCCGGCGCAGGAGGAGAAGGAGAGGAGGGGGCCATGGCGGCCGAGACCGAGGACGCCACAGTCCTGGATGCCCGGGACATCGGCGCCGGGCTGGGGGAGCGGGCCACGCTCGTCCAGTTCTCCAGCGCCTTCTGCCAGCCCTGCCGCGCCACCCGCCGCGTCCTGGAGGAGGTCTCCGGGATGGTCGGGGGCGTCGCGCACGTCGAGATCGACGCCGAGGCCCACCTGGACCTGGTGCGCCGCCTGAACATCATGCGCACCCCCACGGTCCTGGTCCTGGACGCGCGGGGCACGGTGGTGCGCCGCGCGAGCGGGCAGCCCCGCAAGGCCGATGTGATCGCCGCCATCGGCGCCGCGGTCTCCTGACCCCGCCGACCGAGCCCCGTCCTATTCCCGACCGGTTGACCAGGGAATACGTCGGGCCCCGCCGGCGGATCGGCCCCCCGGACGCGGGGCACACCCGTCCCGACCGGCCCGAATGCACCGTTCTGTGATCCAGGCCACCCGTGACAAACACGTTAAGGGGCCTGTAGCGTCAAGGACGTGACTTCCTTGACGAGCGCGTATCTCACGAAGCGACGGGCGGTGGACTTCTGCCGCGTCGCCGCCGCGCTCTGTCCTTGTCCCTAGGGCGTTCGGGCCGGAAGCCCCTCGCCCCCTCGCGCGACCGACCCCCCTTCCCGTGCACGCAGGGACCACCAGTCATGCAGGTCGATCCTCGCGGACAGCGCTTCGCCGCTGCTCTGACCACCCTCGTCCTGGCCGCCGCCCTCGCCTTCGCCCAGCCCTGGATCCTCGGACTCCAGGCCGCGGTGTTCGCGGTCGGCGTCCTGGCGGGTGTCCGCTACTCGCCCTACGCCCTGTTGTTCTCCGCCGTCGTACGGCCCCGGATCGGGCCGCCCTCCGAGACGGAGGACGCCCGGCCGCCCCGGTTCGCGCAAGGGGTGGGGCTCGCCTTCGCCGCCCTCGGACTCACCGGATACCTGGTGGGCCCCGAGTGGCTCGGCGCGGCCGCGACCGCCCTCGCCCTGACCGCCGCCTTCCTCAACGCCGCCTTCGGCCTCTGCGCCGGATGCGAGGCGTACCTCCTCGGCCGCCGCCTCGCGGCCGCGGGGAAGCCGGCCTGAACCCCCGTCCCCGGACCCCGCGCTCCGGCGGGCACACACACGCGACACCGCACGCAGCAGAAGAATCGATCAGGAGGTTCCCCATGAGCCGCTCCGACGTCCTTGTGGACGCCGACTGGGTGGAGGCTCACCTGGACGACGACAACGTCGTTCTCGTGGAGGTCGACGAGGACACGTCCGCCTACGACAAGGGACACATCCCCGGAGCCGTCAAGATCGACTGGAGGACGGACCTCCAGGACCCGGTCCGCCGCGACTTCGTGGACAAGACCGGGTTCGAGAAGCTGCTGTCCGCCAAGGGCATCGGCAACGACGACCTCGTCGTCCTCTACGGCGGCAACAACAACTGGTTCGCGGCCTACGCGTACTGGTACTTCAAGCTCTACGGCCACCAGAGCGTCCGCCTGCTCGACGGCGGCCGCAAGAAGTGGGAGCTGGACTCCCGCGAGCTCGTCGAGGAGGTCCCCGAGCGGGCCGCCACCGAGTACCGGGCCCAGGACCAGGACCTGACCATCCGCGCGTTCCGCGACGAGGTCGTCGAGGCCATCGGCACCAAGGACCTCGTGGACGTGCGCTCGCCCGACGAGTTCGTCGGCAAGCTGCTCGCCCCCGCGCACCTGCCGCAGGAGACGTCGCAGCGCCCGGGCCACATCCCGACCGCGCGCAACATCCCGTGGGCCAAGACGGCCAACGAGGACGGCACCTTCAAGACCGCCGAGGAGCTCCGCGAGCTCTACACGGAGGCCGGTGTCGACCTGGAGAAGGACATCATCGCCTACTGCCGGATCGGCGAGCGCTCCTCGCACACGTGGTTCGCCCTGCACGAGATCGTCGGCCTGGAGAACGTCAAGAACTACGACGGCTCGTGGACCGAGTACGGCTCCCTGGTGGGCGTGCCGATCGAGCTGGGAGAGGCGGAGGCCAAGTGAGCGACAGCTGCGGAGCGCCGGTCGGCGGGGTCGCCCTCGCCGACGTCGACGCCGGGAACCAGGCGGTCATCCAGGGCACGGTGACCCGGGACGGGCAGCCGCTGCGCGGGGCGTACGCGCGCCTGCTCAACGCCTCCGACGACTTCGTCGGGGAGGTCGCCACCGGTGACGAGGGGACCTTCCGGTTCTTCGCCGCCGACGGCGACTGGAAGGTCCGCGTCCTGGCCTCCAAGGGCTTCACCGGCGAGTACCCGGTGACGGCCGAGGTCGGAAAGGTCGTGGACCTCCAGGTCCAGGCCTGACCGCCGGACGGGCGCACGACGACACGGGGCGCCGGGGAGAACGGTTCGTTCTCCCCGGCGCCCCGTCGTGTTCTCCTTGTGGCATACGGCACGTTCCGTCAGTGGACGACCGCGAAACCGCCGAGGCGGGCGTTTCGTCCCACCCCCTGTAGCAGAACAGGGACGCGGCGACGGGGCCGTGCGGAGAAGGGGAGCCGACAGGTGCGTTACACGGGGGTGTGGGGGCTCGCGGGAGCGGTGGTCCTCCTGGTCACGGGGTGTTCGGCGTTCCTCCCGCAGCAGGCGCCGCAGGACCCGGGCGGCGCGTCCGCGATCGAGTGGGAGCCCTGCCACGACGGGGGCGGGCGGGAGGAGGTCCCCGAGGACGGCGACCCCGAGTGGACCGCCGCCCTGGAGTGCGGCACCCTGTCGGTGCCGCTCGACCACGACGACCCCGACGGTGAGACGATCGACATCGCGCTGGCCCGGGTGCCCGCCTCCGGCGGCCCCGACGAGCGGATCGGATCGCTCGTGCTCAACCCGGGCGGGCCCGGCGAGTCCGGGGTGGAGATGCTGGCCTACCCGCAGTTCTCCGACGGCATCCGCTCGGCCTTCGACCTGGTCGCCTTCGACCCGCGCGGGGTGGGCGACAGCGGGGGGTTCGCCTGCGGGAACTGGGACAGGTTCGCCGAGGCCCAGCTGCGGGTGCAGGATCCCACCGCCGTCACCGACGCCGAACTGGAACGCCTGACGTCGTCGGCCCGGTCCTACGCCGACGCCTGCACCGAGACCATGGGGGCCGGGTTCCTGGCCGAGATCGGGACCGTCAACGTGGTCCGCGACCTCGACCTGATCCGCGAGGCGCTGGGCGACGACGCCCTGAGCTACGTGGGCTACTCCTACGGCACCTACATCGGCGCCCTGTACGCGGAGATGTTCCCCGCGACCACCCGCGCCCTCGTCCTGGACGGAGCCGTGGAGACCGAGCGGCCCAACCTGGAGGTCGCCGAGGACCAGGCGGCCGCGTTCCAGGAGACCTGGGAGCTGTTCGTCGCCGACTGCTCCGCCGCCGGGACCTGCCCGTTTAGCGGCCCCGAGGCCGCCGACACGGAGATGACGCGGATCCTGGACCGGCTCGACGCCGAGCCGGCCACCGCCCGCGACATGCCCGTGGACGGCCCCACCCTGCTGGGGATGGTGGGCCTGGCGCTGTACGACGAGACCTCCTGGCCGGAGCTGGCCCGCACCCTGACCGCGCTGGCCGAGGGCTCCGCCGAGTCCGGCGAACTGCTGGACGCCCTCTACGACACCACCTACGGCGTCGGGGAGGAAGAGGAGGAGGCGGCCACGGCCGGGGAGGAGCCGGCGGGCGACCCGTACGCGGACACCGAGGCCGCGCTCACCGCCGTCAACTGCGCCGACCGGGTGGACCCGACCGACCCGGAGGCGTACCGGGAGGCGGCCGAGGCGATCGCCGCCGAGACCCCGTTCTTCGGCCCGGACCTGGTGTGGGGCCAGCTGCCCTGCGCCTACTGGACCGACACCGAGACCGCCCCGACCGGGTTCGCCGCCGCCGACGCGCCGCCGCTCGTGGTGGTCGGCACCGTCGGCGACCCGGCCACCCCGTACGGCTGGGCCCGGGAGCTGGCCGGCCAGCTGGAGACCGCGACCCTGGTCACCTACGAGGGCTCGGGCCACACGGTGTACGGCTACGGCCTGCCCTGCGTGGACGACCCGATCGACGCCTACCTGCTGACCGGTCAGGCCCCCGAGCCCGGCCTCAGCTGCCCCGCGTTCTAGCCCCCGGCCCCGGCCGCCCGGGGGCCGGGGGCCGGACGTGCGCCGTCGCCGTCCACAGGCCGCGGGTCGGGCGGTGACAAGGCCGCCCGGCGGTGACACCATCGTCCAGAAGCGCGAGGCCCCGCCCGCGCGAGTCCCGAGTGGATCCCGACCCCGGCCGCCCCGCGGGCGGCCGCCCAGGAGGTGTTCGGACGGTGCCCCCCACCCCTCGGCCGGACGGCGCGGCCGCGCGCACCTATCTCGGCTGGCGGTACGCGGTGCTGCTGCCCCCGCCCGGGCCGCCGCCGCGCCGGCCGGCGCCCGGGGAGGCCGCCGACCCCGCCGCGGAGGCGGAGGAGGCCCGGCGCGAGGCCGAGGACCGCACCGACCGCCCCCTGTACCTCGCCCTGGCCGGGCTCGGCGCGTTCGCCCTGCTGTGCCTGGTGCTGTGGCCGATGCGGGTGCTGCCCGCCACCCTCGCCGTCGCCGGGGTGCTGGCCTGCGCCGCCATCACCGTCCCGCTCGGCATCGCCCTGGTGCAGAACCGGCAGGTCGCCGCCCGGCGGCTGGAGCTGGTCCGGGAGCGGCAGGAGGCCGAACGCGCGGCCCGCGAGCGCGAGCTGCACGACCGCCTGGACGGGCACGCCCGCGCGCACGCCGCCTGGCAGGCGGCCTGCCGGGCGTTCGAGGCCCAGCCGCTCTGGCACGGGGTCACCGCCCCGCCCGACACCGACGCCGTCCTCGTGGCCGGCGGGGCCGACGCCGGCTGGTCGGCGCTGCTCACCACCATCGGCGTCTCCAGGCTGCGCGAGGGCGGCGACCTGACCGTGGTCGACCTCACCGGCCGCTCCGTCACCCGCGACCTGGTCCGGCTGGCCCGGCGCTGCGCCGTGGCCCCGCGCCGCTGGGTGCTCCCCGCCGACCTGCCCGGCATGACCCTGGGCACCGACCTGGACGCCGGGCAGCGCGCCCGCATCCTCTCCGCCGTCGCCGCCGCCTCCGGGGGCGCCGACGACCCCGACGCCGACGAGACCCTGCTGCTGCGGCTCATGGAGGTGCTCGGCCCCCGCGCCGGGATCGCCGAGCTGATCGGCGGCCTGCGCGCCCTCATCACCCCCGAGGACGACGCCGCCGAGGACGACGCGGCGCTCGCCCTGCTCACCCCCGGCCAGCGCGCCCGGGTCCGCGAACGCTGCGCGGACGACCCCTGGGAGCGCGCCTGGGAGCTGGAGCGCCGCCTCTCCCCGTTCGAGGCGGTCGGCACCCGGGCCGAGGAGGGCGGGTACGCCCAGGTCAAGATCATCTCCACCGACCGGGCCTCGGGCGGGGTCGCCGCCCGGGTGTACGGCACCTACGCGGTGGCGGCGCTCAGCGAACTGCTGGAGGTGCCCGGCGGGCCGGACGCCCTCCGGCGGCCGCGCGGCCCGCGCGGGCGCACCGTGGTGGTGTGCGGGGCCGAGACCCTGCCGGAGGGCGAGCTCGACCAGGTGCTGTCCGCGGCCGGGACCGGCGGCGTGGAGGTCGTCCTCATGTTCCGCGACGCCGTGCCCGCTGCCCTGGACCGGTTCTCCTCCCCGGGCCGGCTGCCCGTGGTGATGCGCCAGGAGACCGCGGCGGGGGCCGCCGCCGCGGCCACCGCGGTCGCCGCGGCCGGTGGCGGCGGCCTGACCCTGCACCGGCTCACCGAGGCGGTCGCCGAGGAGGTCGGGGACACCGCCATCACCCCCGAGGAGGACCCGGATGCCGAGGTGGTCGCCGACGACCGCTACTTCGCCTCCCCGCACACCGAGTCCGGCGCGGTCATCCGCAGCGCGGCCGCCGCCGTCGCCCCGCTGGACCTGGTCCGCCATGTGAGATCGGCCACGGTGTGGGGGGAGGCCACCTCCTCCCAGGAGTGGGCCGCCGCCCCACTGGACGCGGAGGGCGACGCCGCCCGCCACACCCGCGCGCTCACCCCCGACGCCGAGGCGCTGCTCGCCCTGCCGGCCACCGCCGCCGTGGTCCTGGGCCCCGGCGGTCCTGTCCTCACCGACACCAATCCGGGTATTCTCACCCTGTCCACGGCAACACTGGCCACAATGGACGACTCCCGGACCAGTGGCCACGAAAGTGACGGCGCGCCCGGTACGGGAGCGGGGGAGCACGACCGGCCGGAACCGGTCCGGCCCCGCATTCTCCCCGCCGCCGCCGTCCCCGACACACCCGCCGGGACCGCACCGGCACCCGTGGGGAACGACGGCGCACCGGGCCGTGTGCCGCCCAATCTCGGGCCACCGCCGGAGCGGCTGGACTGGCGGGTCCGATAGCCGGTGGACAATAGGCTTGGCCCGACACATCGCCCGCCGCCGCAACGCATCGGCGCAGGTGATCAAGCGATCGTGGAGAGTACATGAGCGAGCTTCCCTTGCGCGCCCAACTGGCATCGGTACTGGGGAGGAGTGCGGCCGGCCTGTCCCGTGCCACGGGGCGCGGCGACGGCTCCGTGATCGGCGGCAAGATCGCGCTCAAGGTCGAACCCGACCTGCTCGCCAAGCTCGCCAAGGGGCGCAGGCTCGCCCTGGTCAGCGCCACCAACGGCAAGACCACCACCACCCGGCTCATCTCCCACGCGCTGCGCGAGCTCGGCGAGGTCGCCACCAACGAGCACGGCGCCAACATGCCGACCGGGCACATCACCGCGCTGTCCAACAACCGGTCCGCCGTCAACGGCGTCCTGGAGGTGGACGAGAAGTACCTGCCGCAGGTCCTGGTCGCCACCCAGCCCGCGTTCGTGGTCCTGATGAACCTCAGCCGCGACCAGATGGACCGCGCCTCGGAGATCAACCTCCTCGCCAAGCGCTGGCGCACCGCCCTGGGCAAGAGCAACACCCACGTCATCGCCAACGCCGACGACCCGCTCGTCGCCTGGGCCGGCATGGGCGCCCCGCACGCCACCTGGGTCTCCGCCGGGCAGCGCTGGAAGGAGGACTCCTGGTGCTGCCCCGAGTGCGGCGGCCACCTCCGGCGCGACCAGGACCCGCACTGGGCCTGCCCCGAGTGCGGGCTCGCCCGACCGCAGGCCACCTGGGGCGCGGACAACGACTCCGACGTGCTCATCACCCCGGAGGGCCAGCGCATCAAGCTGCGCCTCAACCTCCCCGGCGACGCCAACCGCTCCAACGCCGCCATCGCCGCCGCCACCGCGGCCGGGTACGGCCTGCACCCCGAGCGCACCGTGGAGCGCCTGCGCGAGATCACCTCGGTCGCGGGCCGCTACACCTCCGTGGTCACCATGGGCGTGGAGGTCCGCCTGCTGCTGGCCAAGAACCCGGCGGGCTGGCTGGAGTCCTTCGCCGTCCTGGACCCGCCCACCACCCCGGTGATCCTCTCCGTCAACGCGCAGGTCCCCGACGGCAAGGACACCTCCTGGCTGTGGGACGTCGACTACACCGTCCTGCGCGACCGCCGCGTGTTCGTCATGGGCGAGCGCCGCACCGACCTGGCCCTGCGCCTGGAGACCGACGGCGTGCGGTTCGAGGTCGCCGACCGGGTGGACGAGGTGCTGGCCAAGCTGAGGGCCGAGCAGCCCGGTCTGACCAAGGTCGACCTCATCGCCAACTACACAGCGTTCCAGCAGATCCGCACGGCCTACGGCCGCGTCCAGTAGGAGACACCCATGACGAACACCAGCGCACTGCGGATCGTGTGGATCTACCCCGACCTGCTGAGCACCTACGGCGACCGCGGCAACGTCCTCATCCTGCAGCGGCGGGCCGAGCTGCGCGGCATCCCCACCGAGATCGTGCACGTCCACTCCAGCGACCATGTGCCCGAGCAGGGCGACATCTACCTGCTCGGCGGCGGTGAGGACCGCCCGCAGATCCTGGCGGCCGAGCGCCTGCGCGCCGACGGCGGCCTGGCCCGCGCCGCCGCCCGCGGCGCCTGCGTCTTCGCGGTCTGCGCCGGGTACCAGATCATCGGCGAGAGCTACGGCGACGACGAGGCCAACCCGCTGCCGGGCATCGGCATCCTCGACATCCGCAGCGGCCGCGGCCAGACGCGCGCCGTCGGCGAGATCGTCGCGGACGTGGACCCGTCCCTGGGGGTGGGCCGCATCACCGGCTTCGAGAACCACCAGGGCCGCACCGCGATCGGGCCGTCGGCCCGGCCGCTGTCCACCACGGTCCGCGGTATCGGCAACGACGACCGCACCGAGGGCGCCTACCAGGGCCAGGTGCTGGGCACCTACCTGCACGGTCCCGCGCTGCCGCGCAACCCGCAGCTGGCCGACCTGCTGCTGCGCTGGCGTGTGGGCCAGCTGGCGCCGCTGCCCCCGGCCTGGGGCGAGCGCCTGCACGAGGAGCGCCTCGCCGCCGCGCTGTCCTGACGGACGCCACGCGGCACCGACGGCCCGGCGGGTCTCCCGCCGGGCCGTCCCCGTCTCCGGGCGGCGCGCCCGGGCGGGTTCGCGGCCGCGGGCGGCTAGGGTCGCCTCCATGAAGGCGATGGCGTTGCAGCAGTACGGCACGGAGGACTCCCTGCGGGAGGTGGAACTGCCCGAGCCCAAGGTGGCTCCGGCCGAGGTCCTGATCGGCGTGCGGGCGGCGGGGGTCAACCCCGTCGACTGGAAGCTCGCCGCGGGCGGGCTGGACCCGGTCATGGAGGCCGGGTTCCCCATGGTCCCGGGGTGGGACGTGGCCGGGGTGGTCGAGGCGGTTGGTTTCGACGTGCCCGAGTACCGGGTGGGCGACGAGGTCTTCGGCTACATCCGCAAGGACTGGGCGCAGAACGGCGCCTACGCCGAACGGGTCTCGGCGAGCGTGCGCCTGCTCGCCCCCAAGCCGGCGTCGATGTCCTGGACGCAGGCGGCCGGGGTGCCCCTGGCGGGCCTCACCGCCCTCCAGGCGCTGCGCCGGGCGGAGGTCCGCGAGGGCGACACGGTGCTGGTCCACGCGGCCGCGGGTGGCGTGGGCTCCCTCGGGGTGCAGATCGCCCGGGCGCTGGGCGCCCGCGTCCTGGGCACCGCGAGCGAGCGCAACCACGACTTCCTGCGCTCGCTGGGGGCGGAGCCGGTGACCTACGGGGAGGGACTGGTGCGGCGGGTCCGCGCGCTGGCCCCCGCCGGGGTGGACGCGGTGATGGACTTCGTCGGCGGGGGCGCGGCCGAGCAGAGCCTGCCCCTGACCGAAGGCGCCGGGCGGGTGGTCTCCGTCGCCGACGCGGAGGTGGAGCGGTTCGGCGGCCACTACCTGTGGGTGCGGCCCTCCTCCGAGGATCTGGTCGAGTTGGCCGGCATGGCCGACGCCGGTGTCCTGACCGTGCACGTCGAGCACGAGCTGCCCCTGGCGGAGGCCGCCCGGGCGTGGCGGCTGAGCAAGGAGGGGCGGACCCGCGGCAAGATCGTGCTGACCGTCTGAGACCTTGATGGCCGGAAGCGGCCGGAATGAACAAAATGTGTTGCGTGTCACATTGGTATGGATGCCAA is a window of Nocardiopsis changdeensis DNA encoding:
- a CDS encoding type 1 glutamine amidotransferase, which codes for MTNTSALRIVWIYPDLLSTYGDRGNVLILQRRAELRGIPTEIVHVHSSDHVPEQGDIYLLGGGEDRPQILAAERLRADGGLARAAARGACVFAVCAGYQIIGESYGDDEANPLPGIGILDIRSGRGQTRAVGEIVADVDPSLGVGRITGFENHQGRTAIGPSARPLSTTVRGIGNDDRTEGAYQGQVLGTYLHGPALPRNPQLADLLLRWRVGQLAPLPPAWGERLHEERLAAALS
- a CDS encoding NADP-dependent oxidoreductase; translated protein: MKAMALQQYGTEDSLREVELPEPKVAPAEVLIGVRAAGVNPVDWKLAAGGLDPVMEAGFPMVPGWDVAGVVEAVGFDVPEYRVGDEVFGYIRKDWAQNGAYAERVSASVRLLAPKPASMSWTQAAGVPLAGLTALQALRRAEVREGDTVLVHAAAGGVGSLGVQIARALGARVLGTASERNHDFLRSLGAEPVTYGEGLVRRVRALAPAGVDAVMDFVGGGAAEQSLPLTEGAGRVVSVADAEVERFGGHYLWVRPSSEDLVELAGMADAGVLTVHVEHELPLAEAARAWRLSKEGRTRGKIVLTV
- a CDS encoding MurT ligase domain-containing protein; this translates as MSELPLRAQLASVLGRSAAGLSRATGRGDGSVIGGKIALKVEPDLLAKLAKGRRLALVSATNGKTTTTRLISHALRELGEVATNEHGANMPTGHITALSNNRSAVNGVLEVDEKYLPQVLVATQPAFVVLMNLSRDQMDRASEINLLAKRWRTALGKSNTHVIANADDPLVAWAGMGAPHATWVSAGQRWKEDSWCCPECGGHLRRDQDPHWACPECGLARPQATWGADNDSDVLITPEGQRIKLRLNLPGDANRSNAAIAAATAAGYGLHPERTVERLREITSVAGRYTSVVTMGVEVRLLLAKNPAGWLESFAVLDPPTTPVILSVNAQVPDGKDTSWLWDVDYTVLRDRRVFVMGERRTDLALRLETDGVRFEVADRVDEVLAKLRAEQPGLTKVDLIANYTAFQQIRTAYGRVQ